From a single Myotis daubentonii chromosome 5, mMyoDau2.1, whole genome shotgun sequence genomic region:
- the ADAT3 gene encoding probable inactive tRNA-specific adenosine deaminase-like protein 3 encodes MDPLGCTEQCENKKAEGPNREPALWQVLPVLSEQQSRDVELVLAYAAPILDKRQTSRLLKEVSAVHPLPAQPHLKRVRPSPDAGRPHVLEMLLCLAGPAAGTRSLAELLPHPAVDPRGLGQPFLVPVPAWPPLTRSQFEEARAHWPTSFHEDKHVTRALAGQLFSAQEQAEMQGHMERAIRVAQQAATRGLRAVGAVVVDPASGRVLATGHDCSSSASPLLHATMVCIDLVAQGQGQGTYDLRPHPACSFTPASASQGVQAISLRTLDKDMDVDDNGLPYVCTGYDLYITREPCAMCAMALVHSRVQRVFYGAPSPDGALGTRFRIHARPDLNHRFQVFRGVLEAQCRQLDPDT; translated from the coding sequence ATGGATCCCCTGGGCTGCACGGAGCAGTGTGAGAATAAGAAGGCCGAGGGCCCAAATCGAGAGCCTGCGCTGTGGCAAGTCCTTCCTGTTCTGTCCGAGCAGCAGTCCAGGGACGTGGAGCTGGTGCTGGCCTACGCCGCACCCATCCTCGACAAGCGCCAGACTTCACGTCTCCTCAAGGAGGTGTCAGCCGTCCACCCACTGCCTGCACAGCCTCACCTTAAAAGGGTTCGCCCGAGCCCTGATGCTGGCCGTCCACACGTGCTGGAGATGCTGCTCTGCCTGGCAGGGCCCGCTGCAGGCACTCGATCGCTGGCTGAGCTCCTCCCACATCCGGCAGTGGATCCCCGAGGCCTGGGACAGCCCTTCCTGGTGCCTGTGCCTGCCTGGCCACCCCTGACCAGGAGCCAGTTTGAGGAGGCGCGTGCCCATTGGCCCACATCCTTCCATGAGGACAAGCACGTGACCCGTGCCCTGGCTGGGCAACTTTTCTCAGCACAGGAGCAGGCTGAGATGCAGGGCCACATGGAGCGGGCTATACGGGTGGCGCAACAGGCGGCTAccaggggcctgagggctgtGGGGGCTGTGGTAGTGGACCCGGCCTCAGGCCGGGTACTGGCCACGGGCCATGACTGTAGCAGCTCAGCCAGCCCCCTGCTGCATGCCACCATGGTGTGCATTGACTTGGTGGCCCAGGGCCAGGGTCAAGGCACCTATGACCTCAGGCCCCACCCGGCTTGTTCCTtcaccccagcctcagcctcccagGGTGTCCAGGCCATCTCTCTGCGCACACTGGATAAGGACATGGACGTGGATGATAACGGCCTCCCCTATGTGTGCACCGGCTACGACCTCTACATTACCCGCGAGCCCTGTGCCATGTGCGCCATGGCCCTGGTGCACTCCCGTGTGCAGCGTGTCTTCTATGGGGCACCCTCTCctgatggtgccctgggcacCCGCTTCCGCATCCATGCGCGCCCTGACCTCAACCACCGTTTCCAAGTGTTCCGGGGTGTGCTGGAGGCCCAGTGCCGCCAGCTGGACCCCGACACGTAG